The Methylobacterium currus genome contains a region encoding:
- the rbbA gene encoding ribosome-associated ATPase/putative transporter RbbA, producing MAVSVDPGPAVAEVAAVSLRYGKRVALDRVTLALPAGRIVGLIGPDGVGKSSLLAILAGTRRIQTGRAWVLGGEVAQARHRAAIRARIAYMPQGLGRNLYASLSVRENILAFASLFGQGGPEREMRIRLLLAGTGLSPFADREAGKLSGGMKQKLGLCCALIHDPDLMILDEPTTGIDPLSRRQFWALIDRIREARPGLSILVATADLREAAGFDWLVAMNDGRVAAAGTPDELRRAAGTSDLEAAFVSLVAGAARPRRPAPARSAGPAEPIITARGLTCRFGDVTAVDDVSFTIRRGEIFGFVGSNGCGKTTTMRMLTGLTPPSAGDILLFGRPLDPADRETRARVGYMSQAFSLYGELSVRQNLVLHARLFHLPPDAARARVTGLIASFGLGAHADTRAQDLPLGLRQRLSLAVAIVHGPDLLILDEPTSGVDPLARDRFWALLSDLARGQRVTIFVSTHFMNEAERCDRIALMDAGRVLATDTPAGLVAANGAADLEDAFVAVLERAAEARGGVPRAEDIALPPRGPSASPPLFSLRRLLACSLRETLELLRDRVRLAFAVLGTSFLMLVFGFGISTDVNSLTVAVLDRDRSHASRAYLEALRGSPYFVERAPLADAADLDRRLAGGEIAAAMEIPPHFGRDIARGRPTEVSVRIDGARPFVAQTIRGYLAALHERALADPLVLRLRSASVPPAGLAVRFTYNPTFDSIYAMVPAQIALQLALIPAILTALAVVRERELGSIVNLYATPLTRLEFLVGKQVPYAAVAMVNFVLMVVLALTVFGVPLRGSAPTLVLGTLIYVFATTAYGMLVSTFARTQIAALFGTAIMTVLPATMFSGMLVPVSSLAGPARVIGALFPMSHYLPVSVGTFTKGLGFSDLAATLGVLALFVPALILLAVALLRGHEA from the coding sequence ATGGCGGTTTCGGTCGATCCCGGCCCGGCGGTCGCCGAGGTCGCCGCCGTCTCGCTGCGCTATGGCAAGCGGGTGGCGCTCGACCGCGTCACCCTCGCGCTGCCGGCCGGGCGGATCGTCGGGCTCATCGGCCCGGACGGCGTCGGCAAGTCCTCGCTCCTGGCGATCCTCGCCGGCACCCGGCGGATCCAGACGGGACGGGCCTGGGTGCTCGGCGGCGAGGTCGCGCAGGCCCGCCACCGCGCGGCGATCCGCGCCCGCATCGCCTACATGCCCCAGGGGCTCGGCCGGAACCTCTACGCCTCCCTGAGCGTGCGGGAGAACATCCTCGCCTTCGCCAGCCTGTTCGGCCAGGGCGGGCCGGAGCGGGAGATGCGCATCCGGCTTCTCCTCGCCGGCACCGGCCTGAGCCCCTTCGCCGACCGGGAGGCCGGCAAGCTCTCGGGCGGAATGAAGCAGAAGCTCGGTCTCTGCTGCGCCCTGATCCACGATCCCGACCTCATGATCCTCGACGAGCCGACGACCGGGATCGATCCGCTCTCGCGGCGGCAGTTCTGGGCCCTGATCGACCGGATCCGCGAGGCCCGACCCGGCCTCTCGATCCTGGTCGCCACCGCAGACCTGCGGGAGGCCGCGGGATTCGACTGGCTCGTCGCCATGAACGACGGCCGGGTCGCCGCCGCCGGCACGCCGGACGAGCTGCGGCGCGCCGCGGGAACCTCCGACCTGGAGGCGGCCTTCGTCTCCCTCGTCGCCGGGGCCGCCCGGCCGCGGCGCCCGGCCCCCGCCCGGAGCGCGGGGCCCGCCGAGCCGATCATCACGGCGCGGGGGCTGACGTGCCGGTTCGGCGACGTGACGGCGGTGGACGACGTGAGCTTCACGATCCGGCGCGGCGAGATCTTCGGCTTCGTCGGCTCGAACGGCTGCGGCAAGACGACGACGATGCGGATGCTGACCGGCCTCACGCCGCCGAGCGCCGGAGACATCCTGCTGTTCGGCCGGCCGCTCGACCCGGCCGACCGAGAGACGCGCGCCCGGGTCGGGTACATGTCGCAAGCCTTCTCGCTCTACGGCGAGCTGAGCGTCCGGCAGAACCTCGTCCTGCACGCGCGGCTGTTCCATCTGCCTCCCGACGCGGCGCGGGCCCGAGTCACCGGGCTGATCGCGTCCTTCGGGCTGGGCGCGCACGCGGACACGCGCGCGCAGGACCTGCCCCTCGGCCTGCGCCAGCGCCTGTCGCTCGCCGTCGCGATCGTGCACGGCCCCGACCTGCTCATCCTCGACGAGCCGACTTCCGGCGTCGACCCGCTCGCCCGCGACCGGTTCTGGGCGCTGCTCTCCGATCTCGCGCGTGGGCAGCGCGTGACGATCTTCGTCTCGACCCACTTCATGAACGAGGCGGAACGCTGCGACCGCATCGCCCTCATGGATGCCGGCCGCGTTCTCGCCACGGACACCCCGGCGGGCCTCGTCGCCGCGAACGGGGCCGCCGACCTCGAGGACGCCTTCGTGGCGGTCCTGGAAAGGGCCGCCGAGGCCCGGGGCGGCGTGCCCCGTGCCGAGGACATCGCCCTGCCACCCCGCGGGCCCTCGGCGTCGCCGCCGCTCTTCAGCTTGCGCCGGCTCCTCGCCTGCAGCCTCCGCGAGACGCTCGAACTCCTGCGCGATCGGGTCCGGCTCGCCTTCGCGGTGCTGGGAACGAGCTTCCTGATGCTCGTCTTCGGCTTCGGCATCTCCACCGACGTCAACAGCCTCACCGTCGCGGTGCTCGACCGCGACCGGAGCCACGCCAGCCGCGCCTATCTCGAGGCCTTGCGCGGCTCGCCGTACTTCGTCGAGCGGGCTCCGCTCGCCGACGCCGCGGACCTCGATCGGCGGCTCGCCGGCGGCGAGATCGCGGCGGCAATGGAGATCCCGCCGCATTTCGGGCGCGACATCGCGCGCGGGCGCCCGACGGAGGTCTCGGTGAGGATCGACGGGGCGCGGCCCTTCGTGGCGCAGACGATCCGCGGCTACCTCGCCGCCCTGCACGAGCGCGCCCTCGCCGACCCGCTCGTCCTGCGGCTGCGGTCGGCCTCCGTCCCGCCGGCGGGCCTCGCCGTGCGGTTCACCTACAACCCGACCTTCGACAGCATCTACGCCATGGTGCCGGCGCAGATCGCGCTCCAGCTCGCCCTGATCCCGGCGATCCTGACGGCGCTCGCGGTCGTCCGCGAGCGGGAGCTCGGCTCGATCGTCAACCTCTACGCGACCCCGCTCACCCGGCTCGAATTCCTGGTCGGCAAGCAGGTGCCCTACGCCGCCGTCGCGATGGTCAACTTCGTCCTGATGGTCGTCCTCGCGCTCACGGTGTTCGGCGTGCCCCTACGGGGCAGTGCCCCGACGCTCGTCCTGGGGACGCTGATCTACGTCTTCGCGACGACGGCCTACGGGATGCTGGTCTCGACCTTCGCGCGCACCCAGATCGCGGCCCTGTTCGGCACCGCGATCATGACCGTCCTGCCGGCCACGATGTTCTCCGGGATGCTGGTGCCGGTCTCGTCCCTCGCCGGCCCCGCGCGGGTCATCGGCGCGCTGTTTCCGATGAGCCATTACCTGCCGGTCAGCGTCGGGACCTTCACCAAGGGCCTCGGCTTCTCCGATCTCGCCGCCACCCTCGGCGTGCTCGCCCTGTTCGTGCCGGCCCTGATCCTGCTGGCCGTCGCGCTGCTGCGCGGGCACGAGGCGTGA
- a CDS encoding ABC transporter permease: protein MRSLATILWLGIKELRSVLTDTVLIGLVLYSFSLAILAQARSGSQEVRNASVAIVDEDRSPLSRRIAGAFLPPLFRPPAFLAAREVLPAMNAGRYTLVLDVPPHLARDLLARRHPVLKLDVDATAMVQAGLGAGYAQQIVAGEIAGYLARGRGTGPAPVTLVSRIAYNPNAETAWFTSVMGILNSVTMLAIILAGAAIVRERERGTLDHLLVMPVAPMEIALAKIWANGAVILTAVGLSLVVVVRGVLRVPLAGSLPAFMAGTAIYLFFATAVGLYLGTVSRSMPQLGLLFLLVYLPLAMLSGSNTPLESMPPWLSAALQASPTVHFVAFAQAVLYRGAGLDVVWPRLVVIAGIGGLFLILSLRRFRLAAKAETGG from the coding sequence ATGCGCAGCCTCGCGACGATCCTCTGGCTCGGCATCAAGGAGCTGCGCAGCGTCCTGACCGACACCGTGCTGATCGGGCTCGTCCTCTACAGCTTCTCCCTCGCGATCCTGGCGCAGGCGCGCAGCGGCTCGCAGGAGGTGCGCAACGCCTCCGTGGCGATCGTCGACGAGGATCGCTCGCCGCTCTCGCGCCGCATCGCCGGGGCCTTCCTGCCGCCCCTGTTCCGGCCGCCCGCTTTCCTCGCCGCGCGCGAGGTCCTGCCGGCCATGAATGCCGGGCGCTACACTCTCGTCCTCGACGTCCCGCCGCATCTCGCGCGCGATCTCCTCGCCCGCCGCCACCCGGTGCTGAAGCTCGACGTCGACGCCACCGCGATGGTCCAGGCCGGCCTCGGGGCGGGCTACGCCCAGCAGATCGTCGCCGGCGAGATCGCCGGCTATCTGGCCCGAGGCCGGGGGACGGGGCCCGCGCCCGTGACCCTCGTGTCGCGGATCGCCTACAACCCCAACGCCGAGACCGCCTGGTTCACCAGCGTCATGGGAATCCTCAACAGCGTCACCATGCTGGCGATCATCCTGGCCGGCGCCGCCATCGTGCGCGAGCGCGAGCGCGGCACCCTCGACCATCTGCTGGTGATGCCCGTCGCTCCCATGGAGATCGCGCTGGCCAAGATCTGGGCCAACGGCGCGGTCATCCTGACGGCGGTGGGCCTGTCGCTGGTGGTGGTCGTGCGCGGCGTGCTGCGGGTGCCCCTCGCCGGGTCGCTGCCGGCGTTCATGGCCGGAACCGCCATCTACCTGTTCTTCGCCACGGCGGTCGGGCTTTATCTCGGTACGGTTTCGCGCTCGATGCCGCAGCTCGGCCTGCTCTTCCTGCTGGTCTACCTGCCGCTCGCCATGCTGTCGGGCAGCAACACGCCCCTCGAGAGCATGCCGCCTTGGCTGTCCGCCGCGCTCCAGGCCTCGCCGACAGTGCATTTCGTGGCCTTCGCCCAGGCCGTCCTGTACCGCGGCGCCGGCCTGGACGTCGTATGGCCGCGGCTCGTCGTCATCGCCGGCATCGGTGGCCTCTTCCTCATCCTGTCGCTTCGTCGGTTCCGCCTCGCGGCCAAAGCGGAGACAGGGGGCTGA
- a CDS encoding response regulator has product MKRASPPLIMLVEEEADEREAISRLLRESGFAVVSAPTTDSALAYLTAHPAVQGLVVDAHEPGAFDGHELARRVRTALPQIAVVVTSGHSDDPSWSPPDGAEFLLKPDLVTELPATLHRLIGADARGAA; this is encoded by the coding sequence ATGAAGCGCGCATCCCCACCTCTCATCATGCTGGTCGAGGAGGAGGCCGACGAGCGTGAGGCGATCTCGCGCCTGCTCAGGGAGAGCGGCTTTGCAGTGGTGTCTGCGCCCACCACCGACAGCGCTCTCGCCTACCTCACCGCGCATCCAGCGGTGCAGGGGCTGGTCGTCGACGCCCACGAACCGGGCGCGTTCGACGGCCATGAACTCGCCCGCCGCGTCAGGACGGCGCTGCCGCAGATCGCCGTGGTGGTCACGTCGGGGCATTCGGACGACCCCTCGTGGTCGCCGCCGGACGGCGCGGAGTTCCTGCTCAAGCCCGACCTCGTGACCGAACTCCCTGCGACGCTCCATCGCCTCATCGGCGCGGACGCGCGCGGTGCGGCGTAG